In the Rhizobium sp. SSA_523 genome, GCGCGACGTGCTCGGCACGGGACGCTTCGATTTTGCCAAGGCCGAAACGCACCCGCTCTGGTTCAAGGAACTGCATGGCTTTGCGGATCACGTGCCGGAAACGGAGGAATACGGCATCCGCTCCTTCGTCTACCGCGCGCGGCGACCCTTCGACCCGGCAAGGCTGCATGCCTTCATCCAGCAAAGCTGGCCGGGCGTGATCCGCGCCAAGGGCTTTTTCTGGCTGGCGACGCGGCCTTATCATGTGGGCGAAATTTCCCAGGCCGGCGCCATGGTGCGCACGCAAAAGCTTGGCCTTTGGTGGGATTCGGTCCCGCGCGAGCAATGGCCGCAGGATCAGGATTTCCGCGATGGCCTTGCCCGCTATCTTGATCCGGTCTGGGGTGATCGCCGCCAGGAAATCGTCTTCATCGGCAGCGGCGAGATGGACGAGCATGCCATTCGCGACAGGCTGGATACCTGCCTCCTGCCCGACAGCCGCTTCGAACCGGACCGTTGGCGCGACCTGCCGGACCCCTTTGCGAGCTGGAACCGCCGTGCCGCCTGAGCCCGCTGAACATAGCAGGCCAGAACGAGCGGGTGAGCCGAAAGCGGGTCAGAGGAAGCGGGTCAGGATGAGGGACATCCGGGCCCGCCCACGCTCTCGGCATAGTCGCGATAGCGCGTCAGAATTCTGTCGCGAACGGGATCATAGGGCACCCAGTAATCGTCCGGCAGCTGCAGCATGCGGGTGACGCAAGGGCCGGACATGATCACGCTCATGGTGGGGAGCGGAAATGTGCTGGCAAATTCCTCGTAGCCAATGCCGATCTCCGGGAGCGACAGCCTGCCGCTTCTGGCGTCGAGCGCCTGCTCCAGGCGCACCATCAACTTGTGCCATCGCCATTCGGTAATCGCCGAATAGGCGCAGGCAATGCCGATGAAGACGGCGAAACAGGCGGCTGCCGTCCGGTCGAAGGCGTGCCCGATGCGTAAGCGCACATGCAGCACCGCCGCCGCCATCAGCAGCGGCAGCACGCTGACGGAGAAGGTGCGGGCCGCAAAGCTCTGGCCTCCGGTAATGCGGTGCCAGGTCATCTGCGCCACGAAGAGGATCGCCACCACCGCAATGACACCCGCCACGAGGTAGCGGCGCTTGCCCGTCACCTGGGCGGCCAGCACGGCCAGCACCATGGCCAGGCAGGCCTGCGCCAGGGGCGAGCCGAGCGCGACCATGGTCTGCTCGCGAAAGCCGTTGTAATTGCTCACATCGCGCGGATGCACAATCCCGTCGAGGGATATGCCGATGCCGATGGCCAGCAGTACGGCTCCCGCAAACCACAACACGCTTTTTCGCCTAATCGAGCTCGTCCGGCCGTTCCACAGGCACAGGCAAAAAGGAATGGCGAGAACGACAACCGCCGCTTCGTAGAGCCGCAGGGACAGAATGCAAAGGCTGTAAAAGGCGACCCAGTCATACCAGCGCCGCTCGGGAAACAGGCAAAAGGCGAGCAAGGGCCAGGCGCAGAGCGCAAGGACGTGATGCTCGCCCATGATGATGAAGGTACTGTTGAGTTCCAGAAGAACGAAGGAAATGAGCGGATAGGCCAGCAGCGTCGGCGCATTTCTCATCCAGGCAAGGCAGAGCGCAAAGCTCACCACCGCCGGAAGAAAGACGTTCAGCGCATAGAGATGTTTGATCTCTTCCAGACCGAGATCGAAAAGCCGCGACCCATAAACCGGCAGAAATTGCGTGGCATATTGGGCATTGCTGCGATGCCAGCCGACCAGAACGAAACCCTGCCAGTCGGCCAATCGCGCCAGGTAATAGGACCCATCCGCGGAGAGAATGCGGTCAGCGAGGAAACCGATGGCCCAGGCGGCAAGGCAGAGGAGGACGGCCGCCATCATGGATGTGCGGACGGAAGGCAGGCGCATGGCACATTCCCGGGTGCTGGTAGGAGACGCTGACGGTCTCGGGTGCAATTCAGGCGAGCAATGTGACGAAGACTATAGTCAAATGCAACCCTAGACTGAGAGATCCTTCCGGGTCTCTGCAGGGGCCGGGCGCGCCAAGGGAGGCGCACCGGGCTTGAAGTCTAACCTTTAGCGGGAGGGACCGTTCCGTTCCGCGGAGGCGGCCCACAGATTGATATCCGCATCCTTGGCGAATACCTCGATCTCCGCCAGCTCCTCCTTGGTGAAGTCGGGCTTTTCCAGCGCCGCAACGCAATCGGTCACCTGCTCGGGCCGGCTTGCGCCGATCAGTGCTGATGTCACGCGCCCGCCGCGCAGCACCCAGGCGATCGCCATCTGTGCCAGCGTCTGGCCGCGCTTTTCGGCAATTGCGTTGAGGCCGCGCAGGTTTTCGATATTGCGCTCGTTGAGGAAGGCGGGACGCAGCGACTTGCCCTGTGCGGCGCGGCTGTCATCCGGAATGCCGCCGAGATATTTCGAGGTCAGCATGCCCTGCGCCAGCGGCGAAAACACGATGGAGCCGATGCCGAGATCATCCAGCGTGTCGAGCAGTCCATCCTCTTCCACCCAGCGATTGATGATCGAATAGCTCGGCTGGTGGATCAGGCAGGGCGTGCCGAGATCCTTGAGAATGGCCGCGGCCTCGCGGCTGCGCTTGGAATTATAGGAGGAGATCCCGACATAGAGCGCCCGGCCGGAACGCACGATGTGATCCAGCGCGCCGCAGGTCTCTTCCAGCGGCGTATCGGGGTCGAAACGATGCGAATAGAAGATATCGACGTAATCGAGGCCCATGCGCTTGAGGCTCTGGTCGCAGGACGCGATCAGATATTTCCGGCTGCCCCATTCGCCATAGGGTCCGGGCCACATGTTGTAGCCGGCCTTGGAGGAGATGATCATCTCATCGCGATAGCCGGCAAAATCCGTGCGCAGGATCTCGCCGAACGCCGTTTCGGCGCTGCCCGGCAGCGGTCCGTAATTATTGGCGAGATCGAAATGGGTAATGCCGAGATCGAAGGCGGTGCGGCATATGTCGCGCTTGCGCTGATGCGGCGTATCATCGCCGAAATTGTGCCAGAGGCCCAGAGAGAGCGCCGGCAGCTTCAGCCCCGAGCGGCCACAACGATTGTATTTCATGCGCGAATAGCGGTCGTCCGAAGGCGTCCAGGCCATTGATTACTCCTCCATAAGGTCGTGCAGATCGTCATGCTCCGCAGCCGGCCGGACAGGCATCCGAGCCCGACTCGCCGCGCATGACCGAAGATGGCAAAGGCAGGCTGCCGATCGGCACCCTGCCCCCGTTTCTGTTCGGCTGGGCGCAGATCAGGCGTTCAGGCCGCTGCCCCAGGGTCCGTGATGTCTGTCAACGCCGTCGACGCGATCAAAGCCATGGGCGCCGAAGAAATCGCGCTGCGCCTGGATGAGGTTCGCCGTGCCGCGCGAACGGCGATAGCTGTCGAAATAGGCCAGCGCCGAGGACAGGGCCGGAACGGGAAGCCCGGCCATGGCGGCGGTGGAGACCACGCGGCGCAGCGCGCCATCGCTTTCCTTCACCAGCTGTGCAAAGGCCGGGGTGACGATCAGGTTCGCAACATCAGGATCCTTCGAAAAGGCCGACGTAATCTCATCGAGGAATTGCGAGCGGATGATGCAGCCGGCACGCCAGATCCTGGCAATGGTCGGCATAGGCAGGTTCCAGCCATATTCCTTCGAGGCCGCCGCCATGACCGCGAAGCCCTGGGCATAAGCGCCGACCTTGGCCGCAAGCAGCGCATTCTCAAGATCCGCCAGGAAAGAAACGCCGTCAGTCGCCGGGAAGGCAACCGTATCCGGCAGGCCGAGGACCTTTTCGGCTGCGATGCGCTCCACCTTCTGCGAAGACAGGATACGGCCCGCCACGGCCGCCTCGATACCCATTGCGGCGACGCCAAGATTCTGCGCCTCGATCACCGACCATTTGCCGGTTCCCTTCTGTCCGGCAGCATCCTGGATGACGTCCACCATCGGCTGACCGGTGATCGGATCGATCGCGGACAGCACTTTCTCGGTGATCTCGATGAGGTAGGAGTTGAGCCGGCCCTCGTTCCAGCGGCCGAAGACCTGGCCGATTTCGGCTGCGGACAGCTTCAGACCGTCGCGAAGGATGCCGTAGATCTCGGCGATCATCTGCATATCGGCATATTCGATGCCGTTATGGATCGTCTTGACGAAATGGCCCGCACCGTCATTGCCGAGCCAGGCAACGCAAGGCTCGCCATTGAACTTCGCCGAAATGGAGGTCAGCACGGTTTCCACGCGCTTCCAGCTCTCTTCCGTGCCGCCCACCATGATCGAGGGACCATGGCGCGCGCCCTCTTCGCCGCCGGAGACACCCATGCCGATAAAGGTGAAGGGGCTGTCCTTGAGAGCGGCAAAGCGGCGCATCGTATCGCGGAAATTGGCGTTCCCGGCATCGATCATGATATCGCCGGCCGAAAGATAGGGCTTCAGCAGTTCCATCTGCTGGTCCACCGGATCGCCGGCCTTGATCATGATGATGATCGGGCGCGGCGGACGGATGGCAGCCGTGAACTGCTCCAGCGTCTCGCAGGCAATGATCTGCCCCTGCAGCGCACCGGCTTCTGCATAGAATTTTCGCGTCGCTTCAGGACTGCGGTTGAAGACGGCAATCTTGTTGCCCTTCTCGGCAATGTTGAGAGCCAGGTTGGAACCCATAACGCCAAGGCCGATAAGCCCGATTTCTGCCTGTTCCACGGGGGGATGCCTCCAATACTGTTGGGAGGCTGTTTTGGCATCCAAACGGGCGGACGGCAAGGTCGAGGCAGCGCAAATCCGGCCAATAATTGAACCCCTGACAGATTTGCCTTTGCCGCAGGCAGCCGTGGCTCGCGTCATCCCCTTGCCTTTCGCAATCCCTGCGCCATAAAGAACAAGCCATGAACAGGATGGAGGATGGCCATGCAGCCCATGGAGGCAAAATGCGTACATGTCTCGATCGATCGGCCATGGGCTGAGGTCTATGATTTTGCCCATCGACCGGAATGCATGGCGCGATGGGCATCCGGCCTGGGTGCAGGACTGACGCAAGAGGGTGAAGACTGGCTGGCCGATGGCGGCCCGCTGGGCCAGGTGCGCGTCACCTTCACCCCGCGCAATGCGTTCGGCGTGATGGACCATACCGTGCATATGCCGTCCGGCCTCAAGGTGCATAACGCATTCCGCATTGTCCAGAACGGCCGCGGCGCCGAAGCGATCTTCCTGGTCACCCGTCTGCCGGATCAGACGGCCGAGCAATTCGCCAAGGACGCCGCGCATGTGGCCAAGGATCTGGCACGCCTGAAGGAAATTATGGAGGAAGAAGGCGCCGAGGCGCAGGATTGACGCGCTGGAGCCTCGGGCAAAAACGTGAAATGCGGTCTTTCGTAATCCCGATGGGTCGACGAAAGGCTCTGTAAGCGCCGGGCCGTTTCGGATCTTCACCCTTTCAGGCTGTGCTTGATGTTCCAGCGGTCGTGATACCACAGCCATTGTTCGGGATTTTCCCGCACCCAGCTTTCCACTTTGTCATTGAGAAGCTGGCCGGTCGCCTGCACGTCCACACCGCCTTTCTCGTTGCGCGGAATGTCTATCTTCGGCTCGATCTCCAGCCGGTAGCGATTGTCGGGCAGGCGCACGCACCGTGCCGGATAGACTTCGCAATCGAACTGCCGGACGAGCTTTGCCAGAAGCGGATTGGTTTGTACCGGGCGGCCGAAGAAGCTGGTCGACAGCCCCTTCTGGAACTTCTGGTCGACCAGCACGCCAATGCCTCTGCCCGCCTCCAGCTGCCGCGCCAGCGCGAAGGATGATCCGGCATGCGATGGCACGAGCTTGCCCATGCGCGAGGCGCGGAACGAAAAGACCTTCTCGGCGATATAGGGGTTGTTCGGCGGCCGGAACATCACCGTGACGTTGAGGCCGAAGGCATTGCCGGCGACGGGCAGGAGTTCGAAATTGCCTGTATGCGCCGTGAAGACGATGAAGGGCCGCGGATTGTCGCGCAGATCGAGGAATATCGGTATTCCCGACACCTCCACCCGGCCCGGCTCCGGCGCTGCCGGATCGAAATCGAAGAGGCGATCGAGGAAGACATATTCCGCTGCAAGCCGGCCCATATGACCCCAGGAGGCAAGGGCGATTTTTTCGCGCTCGGCCTGCGACTTCTCCGGATAGGCATTTTCGAGGTTGACGAGCATCAGCCTGTGCCGGCCGGTCATCGGCCCGATCTTTCGAACCAGCCCATCGGCAAAGCGGATCGCCGGATCGGCCGGCAAGAGCTTCAGGAGGTTGAGGAACCCGAAAGCCGCCTGCGCCACCAGCCATTGCTGCAGGCGACGCAGGAAGAGCACGATCCTGGTGATCAGCATTTTCAACGGATCAGTCCATCCTCAGAACGATCTTGCCGAAAACCTGCCGGCCTTCCATGCGCTCCAGCGCGCGGTCAATTTCGCCGAAAGTGACTTCGGTATCGACGACGGGATGGACGATTCCGCGCGCCATCTTCTGCATGGCATTGGCCATGTTCTCCATGCGGCAGCCGAAGGAACCGAAAAGCTTCAGCTGCTGCTGGAAGAGCATCATCAGATTGATATCGGTCGAGACGCCGGAGGTGGAGCCGCAGGTGACGAGACGGCCGCCGCGCTTCATGCAGAGCATGGAGCCGGCCCATGTATCCTTGCCGACATGTTCGAAGACGACATCGACGCCCTTCTTGCGGGTCAGCTTGCGCACCACGCCCTCGAAGCGGTCGGTCCGGTAATTGATGACATGATCGGCGCCGAGCGCCTTCGCCTTCTCGATCTTGTCGTCGGAACCGACGGTGGTGATGACGGTGCAGCCCATCTTCTTTGCCAGCTGGATGGCCGCGGTGCCGATGCCGGAACCGCCGGCATGGACGAGGATGGTCTCGCCCGGCTCGAGCTTGGCATTGTCGAACAGCATGTGCTCGACCGTCCCGAAAGTCACCGGAGCAAGCGCAGCGGCAATGGCATCGATACCGGGCGGTGCCGGCACCAGCTGACGGGCCGGAATGTTGATCTTCTCCTGCGCAAAGCCGTCCAGATGGAAGCCGTGCACGCCGGAGACATGTTCGCACAGATTGTCGCGGCCCTCGCGACAGGGCCTGCAGAGGCCGCAGGTGCGCGCGCCATAGACGGAGACCAGCTGGCCCGGCAGCACATTTGCGACGCCCGGACCAATGGCTTCGACGACCCCGGACGCCTCGGCGCCGATGGTCAGCGGCATCTTGCGCTTGGCAAAGGCCATTCCACGCCAGCCCCAGACATCGATGTGGTTCAGCGCCACCGCCTTGACCCTCAGCGTGACCTCGCCTGGCGCCGGTGCCTCCGGTTCCGGAATATCGGTCGCTTCAAGGCGGCGGTCATCGATCAGTTGCAGAGCGCGCATGAATATATCCCTTCGCCCGAAGGCGTCAAAACGTGTGGGGCATGATGCCGGAATGAGAGCGGAATTCGGTCCGGTCGGACCGATCCTGTCGGTCCAGACCAGTTCCTTCCCCTGGACAAACCGGCTGCATGGCGTAGCCCCAGCTTACGCCAACAGCCTTCGACCCGGTGGATGGCCGGTTTGAAAACTCCGCTGTCAGCGCTGTTTAAGCCGGCTCCGCCGTCATGACAAGGCTGGCATTCTGCCCGCCAAAGCCGAAGGAGTTCGACAGCACGGCCGTGACCTGCTGATCCCGCTTCCTGTTGGGCACCACGTCCAGCACAATGGCGGGATCCGGATTGACATGATTGATGGTCGGCGGCAGCGTTCCCGTCAACATGGTCTGGATCGAGAAGACCGCCTCCACCGCACCGGCGGCCGTCAGCGTGTGACCGATCATCGACTTGTTGGAGGAACATGGAATGGCATCCTTCAGCCTGTCGCCGAACACGGCAAGCATGGCGCCATATTCCATCTTGTCGTTTTCCGGCGTGGACGTGCCATGAGCGTTGATATAGCCGATCCCGCTCTCGTCCATGCCGGCATCGTCAAGCGCTGCGCGGATCGTCGCGATCGCCGGCCCGCCGTCCGGCGAGGAACGGGTGCGGTGGAAGTGATCGGCCTTTTCGCCGCAACCCTTCAGGATGCCGAGAATCTTCGCGCCGCGCGCAACGGCTGATTCGAGCGATTCCAGCACCAGGGTCGCGGCCCCTTCGGCGATGACAAAGCCGTCGCGATCCTTGCTGAAGGGCTTGGAGGCTTTTTCCGGCGGATCGTTCTGTGTCGACAGCGCCGAAAGAAGCGAAAAACGAATGAGCGCTTCGGCACTGACGGAGCCGTCTGTCGCAACCGTCAGCGCCCGGTCCGTCCGGCCCTGGCGGATGGCTTCGACGCCAAGCTGGATCGCCGTCGCTCCGGATGCACAGGCGGTCGACAGGGTGATCGGCAGACCGCGCGTGCCGAAATGGTCGGAGAGGCGCTCGGAGATCGATCCGAACTGCACGGCCTCGAGAAAGACCGGGTCGGGCCTTTCGCGCATGGCGGTCAGGAAGCGGTCATAGGCATCGGCATCCCTGGCAGGCGGCGGCGCGCGGTCCGCCAGTTCGAAACGGGCGCTCCATTCCGGCTCCACAGGCGGCGCGGCGAGGAAGAGCGGCCCGCCGAAATCGCCGGAAAGGCCGGCCTGCGCCAGCGCTTCCGTCGTCGTCTCGCGCGCCATGGCAAAGGAGCGCTCGACCGAATTGGGATAGGGAACTTCGATGAAATCCACCGTTCCGCAAATGCGGGTGGAAAGGCCCTCGGTCGGGAAACGGGTGATCTTGTGAATGCCGGAGGTGCCGGAGGTCAGCGCCGACCAGTTGTCGGTCAGCCCCTGCCCCAGCGAGGTGATGACGCCCATTCCGGTGACGGCGATGATGGGACGGCCCAGATGGTCTTTGAAGGCAGCAGTGCTCATGATGTCATCCTCAACCGTTCTTCGACAGGACAGCAAGCCCTTCGCCGCGCAGGTAGCCCACGGTCGTGACCACCGCATGGCTGGCGCCGCCGCTCATCTGCTTTTCGTGTTCCGGATCGAAGACCGGCACCTGCGCGCCCTGATCGAGCGAGAGGGCGGCGAGAGCCAGGCCGAGCGGGAACTGTGCTTCCATGGCATGGCCCGTGACCCCGCCATAGCCGCGAAGCGCCGCGCCCGGAAACTCCGCCTCCAGGGCCGCGCGTTCGCGCGCCGCCAGGTCCACAAGCCCGCTCGAACCCGAAAAGACGACGAGATCGCCGGGCACGGCATTGCGCGCAAGGCCGCTCATGCGGCTCAGGCGGCCTTCCAGCCCGCGATCCTCCCGGTTGCCGCGATCTCCCTCGATCGTATCGACGACCGCATAGATATGTGCGCCGCGCGCTTCCGCATGGGTGCGGCTCTCCATGACCAGGAAGGCACCGACCGATCCCATGATCATGCCGCCGCCATGTTCGGCG is a window encoding:
- the mgrA gene encoding L-glyceraldehyde 3-phosphate reductase, with protein sequence MAWTPSDDRYSRMKYNRCGRSGLKLPALSLGLWHNFGDDTPHQRKRDICRTAFDLGITHFDLANNYGPLPGSAETAFGEILRTDFAGYRDEMIISSKAGYNMWPGPYGEWGSRKYLIASCDQSLKRMGLDYVDIFYSHRFDPDTPLEETCGALDHIVRSGRALYVGISSYNSKRSREAAAILKDLGTPCLIHQPSYSIINRWVEEDGLLDTLDDLGIGSIVFSPLAQGMLTSKYLGGIPDDSRAAQGKSLRPAFLNERNIENLRGLNAIAEKRGQTLAQMAIAWVLRGGRVTSALIGASRPEQVTDCVAALEKPDFTKEELAEIEVFAKDADINLWAASAERNGPSR
- the gndA gene encoding NADP-dependent phosphogluconate dehydrogenase — its product is MEQAEIGLIGLGVMGSNLALNIAEKGNKIAVFNRSPEATRKFYAEAGALQGQIIACETLEQFTAAIRPPRPIIIMIKAGDPVDQQMELLKPYLSAGDIMIDAGNANFRDTMRRFAALKDSPFTFIGMGVSGGEEGARHGPSIMVGGTEESWKRVETVLTSISAKFNGEPCVAWLGNDGAGHFVKTIHNGIEYADMQMIAEIYGILRDGLKLSAAEIGQVFGRWNEGRLNSYLIEITEKVLSAIDPITGQPMVDVIQDAAGQKGTGKWSVIEAQNLGVAAMGIEAAVAGRILSSQKVERIAAEKVLGLPDTVAFPATDGVSFLADLENALLAAKVGAYAQGFAVMAAASKEYGWNLPMPTIARIWRAGCIIRSQFLDEITSAFSKDPDVANLIVTPAFAQLVKESDGALRRVVSTAAMAGLPVPALSSALAYFDSYRRSRGTANLIQAQRDFFGAHGFDRVDGVDRHHGPWGSGLNA
- a CDS encoding SRPBCC family protein: MQPMEAKCVHVSIDRPWAEVYDFAHRPECMARWASGLGAGLTQEGEDWLADGGPLGQVRVTFTPRNAFGVMDHTVHMPSGLKVHNAFRIVQNGRGAEAIFLVTRLPDQTAEQFAKDAAHVAKDLARLKEIMEEEGAEAQD
- a CDS encoding lipid A biosynthesis lauroyl acyltransferase, with translation MKMLITRIVLFLRRLQQWLVAQAAFGFLNLLKLLPADPAIRFADGLVRKIGPMTGRHRLMLVNLENAYPEKSQAEREKIALASWGHMGRLAAEYVFLDRLFDFDPAAPEPGRVEVSGIPIFLDLRDNPRPFIVFTAHTGNFELLPVAGNAFGLNVTVMFRPPNNPYIAEKVFSFRASRMGKLVPSHAGSSFALARQLEAGRGIGVLVDQKFQKGLSTSFFGRPVQTNPLLAKLVRQFDCEVYPARCVRLPDNRYRLEIEPKIDIPRNEKGGVDVQATGQLLNDKVESWVRENPEQWLWYHDRWNIKHSLKG
- a CDS encoding zinc-binding dehydrogenase, whose protein sequence is MRALQLIDDRRLEATDIPEPEAPAPGEVTLRVKAVALNHIDVWGWRGMAFAKRKMPLTIGAEASGVVEAIGPGVANVLPGQLVSVYGARTCGLCRPCREGRDNLCEHVSGVHGFHLDGFAQEKINIPARQLVPAPPGIDAIAAALAPVTFGTVEHMLFDNAKLEPGETILVHAGGSGIGTAAIQLAKKMGCTVITTVGSDDKIEKAKALGADHVINYRTDRFEGVVRKLTRKKGVDVVFEHVGKDTWAGSMLCMKRGGRLVTCGSTSGVSTDINLMMLFQQQLKLFGSFGCRMENMANAMQKMARGIVHPVVDTEVTFGEIDRALERMEGRQVFGKIVLRMD
- a CDS encoding beta-ketoacyl-ACP synthase, which produces MSTAAFKDHLGRPIIAVTGMGVITSLGQGLTDNWSALTSGTSGIHKITRFPTEGLSTRICGTVDFIEVPYPNSVERSFAMARETTTEALAQAGLSGDFGGPLFLAAPPVEPEWSARFELADRAPPPARDADAYDRFLTAMRERPDPVFLEAVQFGSISERLSDHFGTRGLPITLSTACASGATAIQLGVEAIRQGRTDRALTVATDGSVSAEALIRFSLLSALSTQNDPPEKASKPFSKDRDGFVIAEGAATLVLESLESAVARGAKILGILKGCGEKADHFHRTRSSPDGGPAIATIRAALDDAGMDESGIGYINAHGTSTPENDKMEYGAMLAVFGDRLKDAIPCSSNKSMIGHTLTAAGAVEAVFSIQTMLTGTLPPTINHVNPDPAIVLDVVPNRKRDQQVTAVLSNSFGFGGQNASLVMTAEPA